From the genome of Nyctibius grandis isolate bNycGra1 chromosome W, bNycGra1.pri, whole genome shotgun sequence, one region includes:
- the LOC137675711 gene encoding uncharacterized protein — protein sequence MPAGRLVMGGGAVRTTFPSGSSRGCTCSVRLPARRSVQRRGARCGSRGGRRRFPVRIPAAPGAAPGAAPGAADSPLPPAPTLAPGIMPRGRAWTQAEVSSLLALVGDLGEATLIMASALRANKALWWEISRGLAAVGFGLSVVQCHSKWKVLKQAFHSERETSWRAGRHSPRLPPHYQAMKSIWKAAGWPVFGKWRMSDLVKLPPRKHRSALTAHSPSSPELPEHDVGRDTLGMLLSPLLQCSSVVGLLQSVQQLLVQILQMSRQQQALLESLASDTISHLRLLSHSLVQVGKTLHQLLLWPQTHPSPLGHYIPHVPLFEGRPRVPCSPGAPHTSPDQKEEPRVFPAASCTPL from the exons ATGCCCGCAGGCAGGCTGGTGATGGGGGGTGGCGCGGTCAGGACTACGTTTCCCAGCGGCTCCTCCCGGGGCTGCACATGCTCGGTGCGGCTCCCGGCGCGGCGCTCGGTGCAGCGCAGGGGCGCTCGAtgcggctcccggggcggccGCCGACGGTTCCCGGTGCGGATCCCCGCAGCTCCCGGCGCAGCTCCCGGCGCAGCTCCCGGCGCGGCAGACTCGCC CTTGCCCCCGGCACCCACCCTCGCCCCCGGCATCATGCCCCGCGGGCGAGCCTGGACGCAGGCGGAGGTCAGCAGCCTCCTGGCACTGGTGGGGGACTTGGGGGAGGCCACCCTGATCATGGCCTCCGCGTTGCGAGCCAACAAGGCGCTGTGGTGGGAGATCTCCCGGGGGCTGGCGGCAGTCGGCTTTGGGCTCAGCGTGGTCCAGTGCCACTCCAAGTGGAAGGTGCTCAAGCAGGCTTTCCACTCGGAGCGGGAAACAAGCTGGAGGGCTGGCCGCCACTCGCCCCGCCTGCCACCACACTATCAAGCCATGAAGAGCATCTGGAAGGCAGCCGGGTGGCCCGTCTTCGGCAAGTGGAGGATGTCAG ACCTGGTGAAGCTGCCCCCCAGGAAGCATAGGTCAGCCCTCACCGCTCATTCTCCATCCTCGCCAGAGCTGCCAG agcacgATGTTGGTAGGGACACCCTGGGCATGCTGCTGTCCCCGCTGCTGCAGT GCTCCAGTGTGGTGGGCTTGCTCCAGAGtgtccagcagctgctggtgcagATCCTGCAGATGTCGCGGCAGCAGCAGGCGCTGCTGGAGAGCCTGGCCAGCGACACCATCTCCCACCTCCGCCTCCTCTCCCACAGCCTGGTGCAGGTGGGCAAGACCCtgcaccagctcctgctctggcCACAGacccaccccagccccctcGGCCACTACATCCCCCATGTGCCCCTTTTTGAGGGCAGGCCCAGGGTGCCCTGCTCCCCTGGTGCTCCCCACACCTCCCCAGATCAGAAAGAGGAGCCTCGGGTgttccctgctgccagctgcaccCCACTGTGA